One segment of Paraburkholderia sp. PREW-6R DNA contains the following:
- a CDS encoding FMN-binding negative transcriptional regulator, whose protein sequence is MYIPAHFDEPDTAVLHALIAENPLGMLVTHGSNGLDANHIPFELKADEGPRGVLHAHVARANPVWQDVANGDEVLVVFRAGDAYVSPTWYPTKQETHRQVPTWNYQVVHAHGRVTIRDDERYVRGLVARLTRTHEASLPTPWKMTDSPAEFIDTLLKAIVGVEIDITRLVGKLKLSQNKEVRDMAGAGSALAERGERVISEAMLERAGQKRAKEAGN, encoded by the coding sequence ATGTACATACCCGCTCATTTCGACGAACCCGATACCGCCGTGCTGCATGCATTGATCGCGGAAAATCCCCTGGGCATGCTGGTCACGCACGGCAGCAACGGCCTCGACGCCAACCACATTCCGTTCGAACTGAAAGCGGACGAAGGACCGCGTGGCGTTCTCCACGCACACGTGGCGCGCGCGAATCCGGTCTGGCAGGACGTAGCGAATGGAGACGAAGTGCTGGTCGTGTTTCGTGCGGGCGATGCGTATGTGTCGCCGACCTGGTATCCGACCAAGCAGGAGACGCACAGGCAGGTGCCCACCTGGAACTACCAGGTCGTGCATGCGCACGGGCGCGTGACCATCCGCGACGACGAGCGCTATGTGCGTGGGCTGGTCGCCCGTCTCACGCGCACGCACGAAGCGTCGCTGCCCACGCCGTGGAAGATGACGGACAGCCCCGCCGAGTTCATCGATACGCTGCTTAAGGCGATCGTCGGTGTGGAGATCGACATTACACGGCTGGTGGGCAAGCTGAAACTGAGTCAGAACAAGGAGGTGCGGGATATGGCCGGCGCCGGCAGTGCGCTCGCCGAACGAGGCGAGCGCGTCATCAGCGAGGCCATGCTCGAACGTGCCGGGCAAAAGCGTGCAAAGGAAGCAGGCAACTAG